The following is a genomic window from Oncorhynchus kisutch isolate 150728-3 linkage group LG6, Okis_V2, whole genome shotgun sequence.
cagcccccacaccacccaccagAACCCCTGTAGCCCAGactacagcccccacaccacccaccagAACCACTGTAGCCCAGACTACAGACCCCACCAGAACCACTGTAGCCCAGACTACAGACCCTCCACCACCCACCAGAACCACTGTAGCCCAGACTACAACCCCCCACACCCCCCACCAGAACCCTTGTAGCCCAGactacagcccccacaccacccaccagAACCACTGTAGCCCAGACTACAGACCCGCCACCACCCACCAGAACCACTgtagcccccacaccacccaccagAACCCTTGTAGCCCAGACTACAGACCCCACCAGAACCACTGTAGCCCAGACTACAGACCCTCCACCACCCACCAGAACCACTGTAGCCCAGACTACAACCCACAACCCCCCCCACCAGAACCCTTGTAGCCCAGACTACAGACCCGCCACCACCCACCAGAACCACTGTAGccccccacaccacccaccagAACCCTTGTAGCCCAGactacagcccccacaccacccaccagAACCACTGTAACCCAGACTacaacccccacaccacccaccagAACCACTGTAGCCCAGACTACAACCCCCACACCTCCCACCAGAACCACTGTAGCCCAGACTACAACCCCCACACCTCCCACCAGAACCACTGTAGCCCAGactacagcccccacaccacccaccagAACCACTGTTGCCCAGACTACAACCCCACACCACCCACCAGAACCACTGTACCCCAGACTACAACCCCACCACCCACCAGAACCCCTGTAGCCCAGactacagcccccacaccacccaccagAACCACTGTAGCCCAGACTACAGACCCTCCACCACCCACCAGAACCACTGTAGCCCAGACTACAACCCCCATAACACCCACCAGAACCACTGTAGCCCAGACTACAACCCCTCCACCACCCACCAGAACCACTGTAGCCCAGactacagcccccacaccacccaccagAACCACTGTAGCCCAGACTACAACCCCTCCACCACCCACCAGAACCCCTGTAGCCCAGactacagcccccacaccacccaccagAACTTTGAAATTTTCAAAGCTAAATGAACAGTAACAGCATTTAGTTGCTCTTAGTTTAGAATAATCTTCTTTGCATGAAgtttggtactgtactgtatctctcCCTGACCTCTCACTTCAATGCCCCTCCCTCCCAAAAGGCTGGTAAGCTAGACCCCCATCTGGTTCTGGACCAGCTGAGGTGTAATGGTGTTCTGGAGGGGATCCGTATCTGCAGACAGGGCTTCCCCAACCGTATCGTCTTCCAGGAGTTCAGACAGAGgtactgtactcactgtacacGCACCTCATACGCACTATTTATGAATTTCAACCCAATTGCTAAGTTTCTGTGtttactttagagagagagattatacaGGACAAAGTGGCATTGGTTTCCCATTGCCCTGGGTGTTGTGCTTTGATTATCTCATGGAGCTGTTCTATTTCTGAACAGTGAGGCTTCTGTAAGATCTGAGGCCTCTCACGTCTCTCCTCACACCCTGGTCCTAGTCAACATGGAGGTGTGGTGTAATGACCCAGGGCCTTTACACATTCATGTCCACTCTGTTGCCAGGTATGAGATCCTCACCCCCAACGCCATCCCCAAGGGCTTCATGGATGGCAAGCAAGCCTGTGAGAGAATGGTGAGGATTTGTGTGTCACTATTTTACTGTGTTTAGCACATTGAATACTTGGGAGAGGCTCTTTGTCCTTTTACAAGCTAGGGCACGGTAAGCATGTTAAATGTATATCGACTTCATAAACACCCATGACATGATTCTTCCTTAGTATTTATAGGGCATGGCTTAAATGACACTGTTTATTATGATTTGGCCTTCCTTCCCTGGATTTAAATCTATGACCCATTTTCACTCCAGATCCGAGCCTTGGAGTTGGATCCTAACCTGTTCAGGATTGGGCAGAGTAAGATCTTCTTCAGGGCTGGAGTCTTGGCccacctggaggaggagagagacctgaagatcactgacatcatcatcTACTTCCAGTCTGTCTGCCGGGGATACCTGGCCCGCAAGTGAGTTCTCTATATGTAATGGCCTTACCTTTACTCAATTCCTTCCTTTTTGTGACCACTAGAACACTTCTTAGGACAGAAAGATGCCACAGATATATGTTTCCTTTGACCTTCTTGGTCAGTATGTCTGACcacgtctcccctctctctcctgacagggCGTTTGTTAAGAAGCAGCAGCAACTGAATTGTCTGAAGGTGCTTCAGAGAAACTGTTCTGCCTACCTGAAGCTGAAGCATTGGCAGTGGTGGAGACTCTTTACCAAGGTGGGCATGTCTCCATTACAGTacactatatctactgtatatggcTAATCTGTCTTTGTAACACCAGCATTGTTACGTCTCTCTATAGAGCTATATGATAAGGCTCCTAGTCATCTACGTTTGAACAGTGGCTGACCCCAGGTCTGTGTTCTGTCCCCCAGGTGAAGCCCCTGCTGCAGGTGACcaggcaggaggaggagatgCAGGCCAAGGACGATGAGCTTGTcaaggtgaaggagaagcagaCCAAGGTGGAGGGAGAactggtggagatggagagaaagcaCTCACAGGTCAGTGTCCAGTCCACACCAACTACAGtggactacactcttagaaaaaaaggtgctatctagaatgtAAAATTGTTAtttggctgttcccataggagaaccctttgaataaccctttttggttccaggtaaaaactgtttgagttccatgtagaacactttccacagagggttttacctggaacccaaaatagttctacctggaactaaaaagagttctacctgaaaccaaaaagggttctacctgaaacccaaaagggttatcctatgtggacagccaaagaacccttttggaacacgtttttctaagagtgtagacccTAAGGATCATCCCTTTATGATCTTCAATTCTGCATTGTACCATTCATTCCATTATGCCCATGTTTGCATTGTGTAGCTGATTGAAGAGAAGAACATCCTAGCGGAGCAGCTGCAGGCCGAGACGGAGCTGTTTGCCGAGGCTGAGGAGATGAGAGCTCGTCTGGCCGCTAAGAAGCAGGAGCTGGAGGAGATCCTTCATGACCTGGAGTctagagtggaggaggaggaggagaggacccaGGGCCTGCAAAGTGAGAAGAAGAAGATGCAGTCTCACATCCAGGTACTGATGAGACATGGAGACTGCAGAGTGGAAGCTTGAGAAGATTGAACATGGAAGTGGTTGCATGTATTTTATGACAGAAAATATATTTTCTGTGGACCCAAAACATTTCTACCAGTTACCGTCTTAATAAATGctgtgatttttatttatttcaggaCCTGGAGGAGCAGTTGGATGAGGAGGAGGCTGCCAGGCAGAAGCTGCAGCTGGAGAAGGTGACAGCCGAGGCCAAGATGAAGAAATTTGAGGAGGACATCTTGCTCCTGGAGGACCAGAACTCCAAGTTCCTGAAGGTGAGTGGAGATGAAAGGCAGTCTAGGGTTGAGAAATATTGGACCTTACTAACATTATGCTACTGGACTTTACTATCATTATAAACAACCTGactcctctttcccccttcagGAGAAGAAGCTCCTGGATGACCGTGTCAATGAGATGATGTCCCAGctgactgaggaggaggagaaggccaAGAACCTGGGCAAGACAAAGAACAAGCAGGAGGTGATGATGGTGGACCTGGAAGGTAGGTGTCCTCTTACCTACAAGGTCTCACTAGTTATAGGTAGTGAGTCCAGACACTTTAACAccatctgtctccttccctcccttcagaGCGTttgaagaaggaggagaagactcGTCAGGAGCTGGAGAAGGCCAAGAGGAAGCTGGATGGAGAGACCACAGACCTGCAGGACCAGATAGCTGAGCTGCAGGCCCAGATAGAGGAGCTCAAGGTGCAGCTGGCTAAGAAGGAGGAGGAGCTGCAGGCTATTCAGGCCAGgtgagacagacggacggacggacagactgaCGGACGGAcggtaagacagacagacacaggccagGTGAAACGGACGGgtggacggacggagggagggaaggcCCAAATCTGGATGGAAGCCACCTGGAGATATAGTTCAGATGTATTTTGCCATTGGAAGGTGTTTGACTGCGAGGAAGTCTGATTCTCTGACTGAAGTAATCATCACATAGCTGTATAGCGCCGTCATCAAAATCCCTCCTATTTTAATTGTCTCAACACCTGTCTTTTATATGCCATATTTAACAATGGTAGGTCTACAGTTGGCCAGACTTGCACCAGTAATCTTGTAATCTGACTATTAAAACCCTATGAGCATTTACCATTTGTATGCCCTCTCGTCATGATACGGTGCTGACCAGACCACCCAGCAGCTATTTATTCAGCAGATCTCACTGGGTTGGAATGTGTACATGTTGGCCCCATGTCTAGTCTGTGTCTGCTCTTTCAGGACCAACTCACATACTCAATGGTAGTGACAAACAAGGTATCTGTGTTTATTTCAGGATATATTGTCTGATACTGCCAACCAGTGGAAAATACATGCATAGCAACTTAGTTCAACTCTCCAACCATAGGCCTGACTATTTGGGGTCCTTTGTACTTGTACAACAATGTTGTATGTTGCATCCTAATAAgaattttaaatgtgtgtgtcaggggagacGAGGAGGTGACCCAGAAGAACAACGCCCTGAAGCAGGTACGGGAGCTACAGGCCCAGTTGGCAGAGCTGCAGGAAGACCTGGAATCAGAAAAGGTCTCCAGGAACAAGGCTGAGAAGCTCAAGAGAGATCTGAGTGAGGAGCTGGAGGCCTTAAAGACTGAGCTAGAGGACACCCTGGACACCACCGCAGCCCAGCAGGAGCTCAGGACCAAGCGTGAGCAGGAGGTGACGGAGCTGAAGAAGGCCATCGACGAGGAGACCAAGAACCACGAGGCTCAGATCCAGGAGATGAGACAGAGACACTCCACGGCCCTGGAGGAGGTGTCTGAGCAGCTAGAGCAGGCCAAAAGGGTGGGTGGCTTCACAACAACCGCATGGTCATGTTTAGTCAGAGAAAACTTGGATGAGGAAGTGGAGGTAGTACTTCCtctgttttaaatgttttgtgtTGTCTGAGCATGATTCCTATTGTAATATCTCTTGGTCTGTGTCCAGTTCAAGGTCAACCTGGAGAAGAACAAGCAGAGCACAGAGAGTGCCAACAAGGTGCTGGTCAGTGAGGTAAAGGGGCTGCAGCAGGCCAAGACGGAGTCAGAACACAAGAAGAAGAAGCTGGAGGCCCAGCTCCAGGAGTTCATGGCCCGGgtcacagagggagagaagggcaaGGGAGAGCTGGCCGACCGCTCCCACAAACTACAGGTGAGAGAGGGCCAtttgcagcacacacacacgttaacctCTGCTGGTGATGGTCTCTCAACTGGGCTGTTTACTGTGTGTGCAGACGGAGCTGGATAGTGTGTCTGCTCTGCTGGAAGATGCAGAGAGGAAGGGAATCAAGCTGGTTAAAGACACCACTGTCCTGGAGAGTGCTATGCAGGACACACAGGTGAGCTAGACTGGACAACCTCTCATCGGAGAAGAACACATTATGTGtatcttaaaggcccagtgcagacCAAATTTAGTTTTCCTGTCttttatatcatattgtacaacaacTGATGAAACGAACACTGAACAAATTTGATCAGTGTTAATTCCTGATAGTTGCAtaaattgtattttcaaccagcaagtccttctaatcagcaggtttgcatgcgTGGGAGTTTcggctttccatggtgacatcgcCATGCGGTAAACTgatttaatagaccaataacaaagagagatCCAAACCGATTTGCTAAtagcagctagttttcagtttccccctccccactcccagacagtcctagcaaaactGTTGCTTGAAAAATAGTTTTTTGCTACATTTACATTAAGAGGACGTGGCATTCTGTTTCCATGTCAATGTCTCATCTTTGGGATATgggattctgtctgtctgtctgtctgtctctgtctctctgtgtaggagCTTCTCCAGGAAGAGACACGTCAGAAGCTGAACATGAGCAGTCGTATCcgccagctggaggaggagaagagcaccctgcaggagcagcaggaggaggacgAGGTGGCGCGCAGAAACCTGGAGAAACAGCTGTGCACACTGCAGGCCCAGGTCCGCACAGCGCCTTACAGCTTCATTGTAtctattcaaataatattacacaTTAACTGCAACACAGATGTTATCACCTTAACAAGCTACCACCTACTGTATCCATCCTTCAGTGAGCATCATATCATTATAAACTTTATGTATGTGTAGCTGGTTGAGACCAAGAAGAAGCTGGAGGATGACGTGGGGATGGTGGAGGGTCTGGAGGAAGTGAAGAGGAAGCTGCAGAAGGACATGGAGCTGGCCACCCTGAGGCTGGAGGAGAAGGGCATTGCCTTTGAGAAGATGGAGAAGACCAAGACCCGCCTGCAGCAGGAGCTGGACGACCTCATGGTGGATCTGGACCACCAGAGAACCATAGTCTCCAACCtggagaagaagcagaagaagttTGACCAGGTTTGACTGATCACTCTAAGCCATCCATAATGGTAGCTAAATTGGCTTGGTCTTAGAGCACAGTATGGAATGGCATTGTGTAGATAGATGGTGGACATTGTCCCTCTGTAAGTCCGTTTTTACCCTGTGTTGTAGCTGCTGGCTGAGGAGAAGAACATCTCTGCACGCTACGCTGAGGAGAAGGACAGGGCTGAGGCGGAGGCCAGGGAGAAGGAGACCAAGTCCCTGTCTCTGGCCCGGGCTCTGGATGAGGCTCTGGAGGCCAAGGAGGAGTTTGAGAGACTCAACAAGCAGCtgaggagtgagatggaggacctGATGAGCTCCAAGGACGACGTGGGCAAGAACGTGAGTGTTGCACTGAATACCTGTGTTTTGTTCAGCTGAGGGCAGAATGGTTTGCATCTGTTGTTTTCAGATGGACTGCTCTGCATCCTACAGAAATAAACTAGGTTAAACCTAAACTTTAAAAGCCAGTTCATTCCAAATATCATCACCTCAAAGTATCTTCTCTACCACTGTCCAGGTCCATGAGTTGGAGAAGTCCAAGAGGACTCTGGATCAGCAGCTGGAGGAGATGAGGACTCagctggaggagctggaggacgAGCTGCAGGCCACGGAGGACGCCAAGCTGCGTCTGGAGGTCAACATGCAGGCCATGAAGGCCCAGTACGAGAGAGACCTGCAGGGGCGAGACGACCAGAACGACGAGAAGAAAAGGGTGCTTGTCAAACAGGTGCATAGAGGACACATTACTTCCATACAAACAAGAATTGTGTGAAAAAATTCCAGGAACAATATGTTGTCATACTCTCAGAGAATGTATGccacccccttcccctcctctgaCCTGGTCTGTCCTGGTCTCCTCAGGTGCGTGAGATGGAGGCAGAGCTGGAGGATGAGCGGAAGCAGAGAGCCTTGGCCGTGGCTGCTAAGAAGAAGCTGGAGATGGACCTGATGGACATGGTGGGACAGATAGAGGGCGCCAACAAGGCCCGTGATGAAGCCATCAAGCAGCTACGCAAATTGCAGGTAATAAACTCACACCGTCTGTAGAACAGACaagacaaataaaaaaatatacaatttattattttggtcaaTAATGGGATTCGATCTATCTCCACTTTCTCCCTCAGTCCCAGATGAAAGACTACCAGAGGGAGTTGGAGGACGCCCGGGCCTCTCGGGACGAAATATTCTCCCAATCCAAGGAGAACGAGAAGAAGCTGAAGAGCCTGGAGGCCGAGGTTCTCCAGCTGCATGAGGTACAGTGGGCTGTAGTATTGCTCCCGTCATAACTCTGTGTTTTGGtctgctgtttcctgtagtcTAGACTGGCTCATCTTACTGTGAGAAATGGTGACCTGTGTTTGACCTCTGTGTGACCTCTGCCCTGTAGGACCTGGCGGCGTCAGAGAGGGCGCGGCGCCACGCAGAGCAGGAACGGGATGAGCTAGCGGACGAGATCTCCAACAGCACCTCGGGCAAGTCTGCCTTGATGGATGAGAAAAGGAGGCTGGAGGCTCGCATTGCTCAGctggaggaggaactagaggaggAACAGGGCAACATGGAGCTGCTCAATGACCGCTTCCGCAAGACCACCATGCAGGTATGACCCAGGAGGAAACCTTTTCAGGTTGCAGACGTGATCATTGTAATCATATTACCCTTGTTCCTCTGACTTTTAGGGAACAATCCATTATTCAGCCCCTACCATAAAAAGtactcttatctctctctcactttcccctctctccttcattccctgttttcctctctccacctctctcctcccccaggtgGACACCCTGACCCTGGAGCTTGTGGCAGAGCGCAGCTTGGCCCAGAAGAGTGAGAATGCGCGCCAGCAGCTGGAGAGGCAGAACAAGGACTTGCGGGCCAAGCTGGGTGAGCTGGAGGGCTCTGTGAAGAGCCGGTTCAAGGCCTCCATCACTGCCCTGGAGGCCAAGATACTGCAGCTGGAGGAGCAGCTGGAGCAGGAGGCTAAGTGAGAAACACAGCAACTCTCTTATAACAACTCCAAACCTTATTAGGTTGAAGGGTGAAAATAGCAGGGTGAAATAGGAGACCAAGACTCAGGAGGAGTTCATGAGGGCTTTAGAACAGGCTCAGCCCGTTGGAAGAGAGGTTCTTGAATGTGATCTAAATGTTAATGTGATCAATGTAATGAGCCAAAAGCAATCTTATGAGAGGCACTTGAAGATCTATGACTGACAACCTTTGTTACATTGCGTTTCCTGTGATGCTCTAACTGTCCTAAGACCTCATTCCTCTGTCCTCCTATCAGGGAGCGAGCAGCGGCCAATAAGCTTGTGAGACGGACAGAGAAGAAGCTGAAGGAGGTGTGCATGCAGGTGGAGGACGAGCGCCGCCATTCCGACCAGTACAAGGAACAGGTGAGGAGCTTGTCAGGGATGTTTGGACGTCCCAGATCTTAAAGCTACAATATATTTAATTCTCATTGAAAACAAGTCTAAGAAGCGATAGGTTtgttctatgtgctctatttctatgcttcctgttcttaagtttagtttttgcgtctttgactttcggttttgtacaacAGCTGAAAATATCTATTTTTTTGGTTATGGATCctctacacaatgactgcttgttttgaCTCAAACAGAAATGAGGCGAATTCTGCATAGTGCATTTTTAAGATGTACACAGCTAAAGAAGGAATTCTATCCAATTCAGTACAACTTGCAAAGGTGGGGCGGGATTGGATAGGTGTGAAGATTTAGGAATGGAGTCTTTCCTACAGTAGGTTCTTTGCAGTAACCACTGGACCATAAGACTGCTGAGTATTGTAAGTATTAGTATAGACTGTTCATCATTGTTGATGTCTGTTGTGACTCCTGGCTGAGTCAGATGGAGAAGGCCAACTCTCGCATGAAGCAGCTGAAGAGGCAGCttgaggaggctgaggaggaggcCACACGTGCCAACGCCTACCGCAGGAAGCTGCAGAGGGAGCTGGACGATGCAACTGAGGCCAGCGAGGGTCTCAGCCGCGAGGTCAACACACTCAAGAGCCGCCTCAGGTATTtagagccccacacacacacaaactctaagATGATATTTTTGACACAATCAGTTGTGTATATTGGCCAAATTGTGGTCCTCGTTACTaatacctctccacctctcctggCCCCCCCTGTCCCCTGCAGGCGTGGAGGCCCCATCAGTTTCTCCTCCAGCCGCTCGGGCAGGCGTCAGCTGCAGGTGGAGGGAACATCGCTCGACCTCCTATCAGACGACGAGGTGGAAAACAAGACCACGGACGCCAATGCCAACGAGACGCCAGCGGCTCCCCATCCAGAGTAGAAGCTCTCCCTCCAGCCCACATGCAGCATGGCCTCCACCCCCACAAACCTtacccctgtcctcctaaccccaGACACCAGCAGTGGACCCCACTACTCTGCCTTATCCCTCTATGGCAAGCTGCAGGGCCAAGCAAATCCATCATCTCCTCCATATGAATATACCGCACATCAAGCCTTGGATTCGTTTTTAACATCAATTGCAGATAAAAGTGCTTTTAAATAGGAGTCTGAGTGTGCATAGGCACTCGAAAACAAATAGCAGGAGTTTACCATAATTATGTTAAGCTACTTCCCTGGAACAGCCATTAGAATCAAACAGCCCTCTAGCTAGAATTAACCACTGTCATTTCAGCTGGTTTACTGGCACACAGGTGGACGACTGCACACAAGTCGGTAAAAACATGTGTCTTTCATGATTGTACAGTATTGGACCAGGAAATGTAAAACAAAGCACAGCATAAGCGAGGGAATTATTTTTAAATGGTAGCCTAAATGATGATCCCACCAAATGTTTTCATCAAAACCACCACTGTCATAGAGATACTGCAATCCACTTAGTTTACTATAAAAAATAACTATGTGAATAACTATTTGGTAGCAGGTTTGTAGTAAATGAGATTGTACCACGCCATGTTGCCTCAGCACTTCCCCCTATATATATGACCAGCAAAAGACCATGTTAACTTTACCAATATAACCTTGTCCAATAACCCaccattttatatttgacatatcAATCTACTTTAAGTGGTGTACGATAATGTGTGGAATTAGGTTTGTCAGACTTGGAGTGAAGGCCCTTTATTTAGGAAGACAGCCCAAATGTGTGCTTGACATACTATAATATTGCTATGTATAATTCTGCCCATTCAGTTATGTTTTCTGTACCATGTACAAAATGCTTAACTCAAAATGCACAAGGTTTCTTTGGCATCTCTTGTCACCATAATATCATTGCATTACAAATGGCTGAATAATATTAGCATGATTTACAGAAGGTTAATTCATGTTtattgattttttgttgttgagtgtTAGAGCGTTGATTTTAATTCAGTGGTTCAGGGTAGAGAAATCGATCAATTTGAATATGCACACTTGTTGATGTCTTGATTGTTAAACATAAATTACCATTTTGTAAATTAGTAAATACATATGAGGCCTTTATTAATTATTTTAAACCATAACAAATTGGGGGAAAAAGATGTATCTGTTTCTTTTGAAAGACACTTCTCAAtaaagacatgggggggaacaagTGTATCGTGTTTGAACCAGTTTCATAGCTTTAGTGTCATATTATACCATAAGCACCTCTCCCATCGTGTTGGTGTGAACCAGTGTTATAACAGAATGATTTATGGAGTCTTCTGTCTGCCAGGCAGAAAGTAGGATTTCATTGGGTTcaaagctttaacatcctgaaggttgttattattagtggACTGGCTGTTGACGACCAGGTATTCATCATCTCCTTTTATTTCTTGTATTCCTAGCCTtgttttgttattgttgtaaaAGACCAATAAACATATCCATTATAGAAAAGTATTTGATTTATTCTGTCATTCTTGTGCAACACGTTGATGTCCTCTTAGTCTTTCCCACAACTACTGTGGGAAAGACTGTCttccaaactgatatgtgacgTATGGTCCATGTTACATTGCCATACATTGTTCCATTACTTCATTGGTGGTTACATTGAAGCCCTGAGGGAGCGCGTAGACTATAGACtgtgcacagacacacagtatTATTGTAATATTTACTTTTTCCACTAGGGATTGcctctacagtgcattcggaaagtattcagaccccttgactttttccacattatacgttacagccttattcaaaatggacaaaaaaatgtaaaatccttatcaatctacacacaataacccataatgacaaagcgaaaacaggtttttagaaattctaGCAAATGTAAACAACATTAAAAACAAGAATACTTGTAcatgattgtacatgatttggaaaggcacacacctgtcaatataaggttcCGCAGTGGCATTTCATGTCGGAACAAAAACCAAAGACAGTttggccgtccggccaaactgagcaatcaggggagaagagccttggtcagggaggtgaacaagaacctggtggtcactctgacagagctccagagttcctctgtggagattggagaaacttccagaaggacaaccatctctgcagcactccaccaatcaggcctttatggtagagtggccagacggaagccatttctcagtaaaaggcacatgacagcatgcttggagtttgccaaaagccacctaaagactctcagatgagaaacaagattctcttgtctgatgaaaccaagattgaactcttaggcctgaatgccaagtgtcacatctggaggaaacctggcaccatttctacggtgaagcatagtggtggtagcatcatgctgtagggatgtttttctgaagcagggactgggagactagtcaggatcgagggaaagatgaacggcacaaagtacagagagatccttgatgaaaaccagctccagagcatgcaggatctcagactggggtgaaggggtcaccttccaacaagacaatgaccataagcacacagccaagacaatgcaggagttgcttggggacaagtctctgaatg
Proteins encoded in this region:
- the LOC109891959 gene encoding myosin-10 isoform X1, which produces MAHRSGLEDPERYLFVDRAVVYNPATQADWTAKKVVWIPSERHGFEAASIKEERGEEVVVELSENGKKAIVNKDDIQKMNPPKFSKVEDMAELTCLNEASVLHNLKDRYYSGLIYTYSGLFCVVINPYKNLPIYSENIIEMYRGKKRHEMPPHIYAISESAYRCMLQDREDQSILCTGESGAGKTENTKKVIQYLAHVASSHKGRKDHNIPPESPKALNKLQGELERQLLQANPILESFGNAKTVKNDNSSRFGKFIRVNFDVTGYIVGANIETYLLEKSRAVRQAKDERTFHVFYQLLAGAGEHLKTDLLLEGFNNYRFLSNGNITIPGQQDKDNFQETMDAMHIMSFSHEEIVCMLKVVSAVLQFGNVVFKKERNTDQASMPENTAAQKLCHLLGLNVMEFTRAILSPRIKVGRDYVQKAQTKEQADFAVEALAKATYERLFRWLVHRINKALDRTKRQGASFIGILDIAGFEIFELNSFEQMCINYTNEKLQQLFNHTMFILEQEEYQREGIEWSFIDFGLDLQPCIDLIERPTNPPGVLALLDEECWFPKATDKTFVDKVLQEQGTHSKFQKPRQLKDKADFCIIHYAGRVDYKADEWLMKNMDPLNDNVATLLNQSTDKFVSELWKDVDRIVGLDQVAGMNETAFGAAYKTKKGMFRTVGQLYKESLTKLMATLRNTNPNFVRCIIPNHEKRAGKLDPHLVLDQLRCNGVLEGIRICRQGFPNRIVFQEFRQRYEILTPNAIPKGFMDGKQACERMIRALELDPNLFRIGQSKIFFRAGVLAHLEEERDLKITDIIIYFQSVCRGYLARKAFVKKQQQLNCLKVLQRNCSAYLKLKHWQWWRLFTKVKPLLQVTRQEEEMQAKDDELVKVKEKQTKVEGELVEMERKHSQLIEEKNILAEQLQAETELFAEAEEMRARLAAKKQELEEILHDLESRVEEEEERTQGLQSEKKKMQSHIQDLEEQLDEEEAARQKLQLEKVTAEAKMKKFEEDILLLEDQNSKFLKEKKLLDDRVNEMMSQLTEEEEKAKNLGKTKNKQEVMMVDLEERLKKEEKTRQELEKAKRKLDGETTDLQDQIAELQAQIEELKVQLAKKEEELQAIQARGDEEVTQKNNALKQVRELQAQLAELQEDLESEKVSRNKAEKLKRDLSEELEALKTELEDTLDTTAAQQELRTKREQEVTELKKAIDEETKNHEAQIQEMRQRHSTALEEVSEQLEQAKRFKVNLEKNKQSTESANKVLVSEVKGLQQAKTESEHKKKKLEAQLQEFMARVTEGEKGKGELADRSHKLQTELDSVSALLEDAERKGIKLVKDTTVLESAMQDTQELLQEETRQKLNMSSRIRQLEEEKSTLQEQQEEDEVARRNLEKQLCTLQAQLVETKKKLEDDVGMVEGLEEVKRKLQKDMELATLRLEEKGIAFEKMEKTKTRLQQELDDLMVDLDHQRTIVSNLEKKQKKFDQLLAEEKNISARYAEEKDRAEAEAREKETKSLSLARALDEALEAKEEFERLNKQLRSEMEDLMSSKDDVGKNVHELEKSKRTLDQQLEEMRTQLEELEDELQATEDAKLRLEVNMQAMKAQYERDLQGRDDQNDEKKRVLVKQVREMEAELEDERKQRALAVAAKKKLEMDLMDMVGQIEGANKARDEAIKQLRKLQSQMKDYQRELEDARASRDEIFSQSKENEKKLKSLEAEVLQLHEDLAASERARRHAEQERDELADEISNSTSGKSALMDEKRRLEARIAQLEEELEEEQGNMELLNDRFRKTTMQVDTLTLELVAERSLAQKSENARQQLERQNKDLRAKLGELEGSVKSRFKASITALEAKILQLEEQLEQEAKERAAANKLVRRTEKKLKEVCMQVEDERRHSDQYKEQMEKANSRMKQLKRQLEEAEEEATRANAYRRKLQRELDDATEASEGLSREVNTLKSRLRRGGPISFSSSRSGRRQLQVEGTSLDLLSDDEVENKTTDANANETPAAPHPE